The genomic interval TGCGTTTGATGAAAATGTTGCTGTGGCTGGGGTTGCGATAAGTGTTGTTGATCCATCAATTATTACTGTTACTCTTAAGGAGGAATTGTATAATACGGATATTGTTACCTTGTCTTATAATGCGGGTAGCATTGTGTCAGTTGACGATCGAGTTTTAAAAAGCTTTGGTCCTGTTGCAGTAATGTTAGGGTCAGGGAATAATGCTCTCGAGTCTAGTTTTGCTGGATTCGAAAAAGTAAGTGGTAATTATAAAGCAGCCTTTGTAGCGGGTTGGTTTGTGGGTAATAAAAATGGAACGGCTGGTGACCCTACTTATCAGCGTACTACATCAAGAGCTTATGAAGGAACAGCGAGTATGCAATATACCGTACCGGTAGGTGGAGTGGAATCTTTGAAATTACAAGGAACAAATTTCTCTAAACCCGACGGAATTCCTGCAGGTACCTATATTGTTTCTTTTAGAGTTTATCTAGAGGCTGGAAATACTATTAAACAATTTAATACCATATTAGATGGGCCTTCATTTCAGCTTGATAATTGGGATGTGTCTTCTTTGCCTACAGGCGAGTGGGTGCTAATGACCAAAGAAATTACTACTGATGCTATTATTTCAGGAACTAAGTTTAGAATTGCAATGGAGCCGGATATTAATCCTGGTGCCGTGGTTGGACAAAGTATTTTTTGGGATGATTTGAAATGGATAAAACTCAATTATAGAAATTAAGTTTAAAACCAATAATTTTAAAAAAAGGTTATAGTATTGCGGTGTGATACTATAACCTTTTGTTTTGAAAAAGAATGGATTAGGTTTTATTAAGGGGATGGGAGAATATTATTCTATTTTTTACTTCTCTAAGTCATTTTTTTTTGAGTTATTTGCAAACCTTAATTAGAGAGGTGTCTGAGTGGTTGAAAGAGCTAGCCTGGAAAGCTAGTATATGGGCAACTGTATCGAGGGTTCGAATCCCTTCCTCTCTGCAAGAAAATGAATGCTTCCTGAAAGGGAAGCATTTTTTGTTTTAGGGCGTGACCAACTTTTTTGTTGGTCTAAGCGGTACAACAAAAAAGGGGATCATAACGAAAACCTGTGGAGTGGAACAAATTAAGCATATATATTAGTTAGTCTAAACAGGAAGTATTCTATATTTCTAACTCCTCTGAATTTTGATCTGAATGCTTTTATTTTGGCATTGAATGATTCTGCAGAGGCATTAGTACTTCTATTGTCAAAATAATTTAATATGGTCTGATAATGATTTGTAATTGTACGAGAGATTGTGCCGAAAGATTTGAATCCGGATTGATCTACTTTTTCATGCCATTTGGCTAGTTTTGCAAACCCAATGATTTTGTCAGTTGTTTTTTCAAAGATAGTACGCAAATCTTGTGCTAAATCGTATGCTTTTAAAATGTCTGGATATAATTCAAACAATAAAGTGGCACGTTGCGTTTGGTTATGCGTCCATCTTGATTTGTTTTTGTATAAGAAATAACGACTTCTAGCGAGTAATTGCTTAAGTGTATCTCCATTTGAAAGTATTTGAGATTCGAAATTAGATTTGCTTTTTTTTGCTTTTTCAATAGCATTATTTTCTTGATCGATAGCTTCCCAACGATATTTAATCCTGATTTCCTGTAAAGCCTCTGTAGCTAGTTTTTGAACATGAAATCGATCTGTGACACGAGTTGCATTAGGAAAGCATTTTTTGGCAATCAAATTCATATTTCCCGCCATGTCTAAAGTTATTTCCTGAACTAGATTTCGTTGTTTAAGAGCGATTTTTTCTATAACTGCAATAACTGTATCGGCTTTAGTTCCTGCAATCATAGCTACAATAGTTCCCTTTCTCCCTTTTCCAGATTTGTTAGTTAAAATAGTATAGAGTTCGCCATTTGAAAGGGAGGTTTCATCTATTGACAGGTTCTTTCCAATGTTTTGCGGAAAAACAAGCCATTTTTTAGCATGTTTTATTTGATCCCAAGCTTTAAAATCACTTAAAAAGTCTTTGTATTGACATTGGAGGTTTCTACCAGAAACTCCATAGAAAGAAGCAATAGTATTACAATCATTTGGACTAGAATCTATTGATCTCTTTTAAAAAAGACGCAAACTCCTGTGTTACACGAGTTCCGTCTGCTACTAAATTCCAATCTCTAAAAACAACTTTACCAGTGTCTTCATTAAGCCATCTTCTACGAGTGATATGAAGATATACTTTATGACCGCGGATAGGGAAATCCTGGACTGTTATTTCATCGAAGAATCCTTTTGAACTTAATTTGTTTTGACGATATTCTTTTGGTAGTGAATTAATCTCTTTTAGATAAAGATGGAGTGCTTCATTTTCCTTTTTATAAGAAGTAAGTTCAAAATAGTTTATTATTATCTCAGGTAGTAATAATTTTAGGATCTCATTAAAAGAATCTTGCATTGGGAAAAGATTTTAAAATACAAATATCCTTATTTAAATATTTCCCCACAACTTTTTGTCTTGATCCAAAAAAGGCTTAGGCATGAAATGCCAAGCGCTCATGGGAATGTGAGACGCCCCTTTCAGGGAAAACCAGAGGTAATCCCTTCCTCTCTGCATAAAATGAGTGCTTCCCGAAGGGGAAGCATTTTTTGTTTTAGTGCGTGCCCAACTTTTTTGTTGGTCTAAGTGGTAAAACAAAAATGGCTTAGGTTAGGATATACAAAGTAATCATTTATTTTTGGAACGCCTTGATCTGGAAATGCCAGAGGTAACCTCACCTTGACTACTAGTAAAATGAATGCTTCCTGAAAGGGAAGCATTTTTTGTTTTAGAGAACAAATTTTTACTCCACTAAACAGTATTGCAAAAAAAATATTAGGAAGAAGTGGCAAGGATTGATTCGTTTGTTGAAGAAAACAGTAGGATACTTTAGTTTTTTAGTCAAAAGAGTTAATAGAATAAAAATACATTTGTATTTGAAAAACGTACATCTTAATAGAGTATGTTTGGTAATCAGTATTTTAGTTAGATTAATTGTCTAAAATTTTGTAGCTTTATAGTGTCTGTTTTTGCCAAAAAGTAAAAGAGTTAGCAGATTAAACCTCTTTTGTGCTATTGAAATGAATTATAGATTGAATAGAGCTATTGAAATCTTGAGTAAAAAGAAAATGGCCATCAATGAGGTATAGGTGATGACAGGTTTTAAAAGCAGAACCCATTTTGCAAAGCAGTTTTAAAATAAATACAATCGTGTGTCAAGTGAAAATGCAAAGAAAACAAATCTATTAAGTAATAGCGGTATGAAACTCTCTTTTTACACAAATGCAAATAATAATATACAGGTATTTATCCCAATAAATTAAAAATAAAACACGATGGGGTAAAATAAGACCATGCATTGGTAAGATTGCTTTGGTCATGAGCGTGATTTAATTGTATTTTTATATTAAAAATAATTTGTAGCTCAATATATTATTCATAGAGACCTATTATTTACTCATAAAGACACCGAAGTATAGGTGATTATATACTTTTGGATTACAATAAATTATTAAATATTAACTTAAATTAAATTATTATGAAAACACAATTACTTAAAAAAATGATTATGGTCGTTGCATTTTTTGCCATGACAAGTGCATCAGCTCAATTATTTGACTTTGAGAGTAGCAAAGGGGGATGGGATAAAGAATTTCAGATGGCATCTGCGGATTTAGTTATTGAAGGAGGTAGAGGTACATTAGCGTGTGTTAGAACAACTAATAATTCGACAATAGCATTAGCTCCTGCGACTGCAACAATAAATGCTAAAACTATGAATTTTTTAAAATTGGTTATCAAAAACACCAGTAAATCTAATTCAATAAGAGTCAAAGCACAAACTTCTGCTGCTACTGATAATACTGCAAATTTCAATATATCTGCTGAAGATACAGAGTTTCAAACCTATTATTTTGATTTAAGGACTACCACTGCTTGGACGGCTGCGCAAACAGCTAATTCCACAACTGAAGAAGTAAAATTACTTTTCAGAGGTAATTTTCCCACTGCCCCAGCCGTTGAGGGTATTATATATGTGGATTCTATAGAGTTTTTAGCTGCTATTCCTGCAACTCAATATTCAGAGTTTATTCAAAATCCAAATTTTGAAGACCCTACAGGTATAACGCAGTACTCAGGAAATGGAGCAACACGTTCAATATCGTCTGTTGGAGCACAAGCTGGGTTGCAAAGTATGAAAGTTACATTTACAGCAGCTCAAACATCAAATTTTTGGAATTTTAGTAATTATAAAAAAACTTATGCTCCTGGATTTTTAACTGGCAAAACAGCTATTGTTAAAGTTTGGGTTAAAACGAACAGAACTACTGCTGCTCAGATTAATGTTAAGTTGAAAACTGTAGATGCGTCAGATGCTGTTACTGCGAATCAGCCGCAAGTTACACAATTAACCACTAATTTCACTGGTGGTTGGGAAGAGTTAACCTTTTCTTTGCCTTTATTAGATGCTAATGTTGAAGGAATTACCTTCTTTCTTGGGGTTAACTGGAATGATCCAGCTGCTATTCCTGATAATTCAGCTTATAACGCAGTAGCTGGAAACAACTTTTATTTCGACACCATGTCTGCTACTTTTTCTACTACTTTAGGTACCGCAAAAAACACTTTAGAAGGTGTTAGTGTTTATCCTAACCCAGCTGATGATGTTGTAAATGTAAATTCAGTAAACGGTGGTGATATTACAGTATATAGTACAGTAGGAACA from Flavobacterium ovatum carries:
- a CDS encoding T9SS type A sorting domain-containing protein; the encoded protein is MKTQLLKKMIMVVAFFAMTSASAQLFDFESSKGGWDKEFQMASADLVIEGGRGTLACVRTTNNSTIALAPATATINAKTMNFLKLVIKNTSKSNSIRVKAQTSAATDNTANFNISAEDTEFQTYYFDLRTTTAWTAAQTANSTTEEVKLLFRGNFPTAPAVEGIIYVDSIEFLAAIPATQYSEFIQNPNFEDPTGITQYSGNGATRSISSVGAQAGLQSMKVTFTAAQTSNFWNFSNYKKTYAPGFLTGKTAIVKVWVKTNRTTAAQINVKLKTVDASDAVTANQPQVTQLTTNFTGGWEELTFSLPLLDANVEGITFFLGVNWNDPAAIPDNSAYNAVAGNNFYFDTMSATFSTTLGTAKNTLEGVSVYPNPADDVVNVNSVNGGDITVYSTVGTKVLTAKATASNYQLNVSGLSSGVYLLELVSVGKTSVTKLVIK
- a CDS encoding transposase — protein: MASFYGVSGRNLQCQYKDFLSDFKAWDQIKHAKKWLVFPQNIGKNLSIDETSLSNGELYTILTNKSGKGRKGTIVAMIAGTKADTVIAVIEKIALKQRNLVQEITLDMAGNMNLIAKKCFPNATRVTDRFHVQKLATEALQEIRIKYRWEAIDQENNAIEKAKKSKSNFESQILSNGDTLKQLLARSRYFLYKNKSRWTHNQTQRATLLFELYPDILKAYDLAQDLRTIFEKTTDKIIGFAKLAKWHEKVDQSGFKSFGTISRTITNHYQTILNYFDNRSTNASAESFNAKIKAFRSKFRGVRNIEYFLFRLTNIYA
- a CDS encoding transposase translates to MQDSFNEILKLLLPEIIINYFELTSYKKENEALHLYLKEINSLPKEYRQNKLSSKGFFDEITVQDFPIRGHKVYLHITRRRWLNEDTGKVVFRDWNLVADGTRVTQEFASFLKEINRF